A window from Pyrococcus yayanosii CH1 encodes these proteins:
- a CDS encoding HEAT repeat domain-containing protein has product MLAAEGEFFLVNFNQLRNDIKNWRLREAVETLERISNPEKLLKKLLHDKDTAVKGNTIYLIEKLVKENKIKQETVEALLDDLMALTEDDNEKLTLDTVRLFNVILEKFELEEKDYDRIMEVLMNVVSSGRGIASEYAAEGLGILGAALTRVAKKIIKLLVSLIKGSKDREVQSAAMTALTEIASRTKDKEVLNEAVSEIASLLDSEDVYLKERAISSLERIVTVQRSRISSGILNTLKEKVRSIAGGNTPGSKVNALMKVISKEEAEDTLPDEFGIEDIENLFDKDKHEIVAEMAKKSDVILDRIIELLSSEDYIRRTDALWVISRVIGFLGPTRAYSILPILGDFLRSNNPWIRTTAAKTLAEIYSLYPGTKEYIISLLDLMLKSSDRKTIEAALELIKEITSRSSTKELFRAAMILTIKRLNDPNIRLPILKFYALSAEELLSLDREILEALLHKLSEVYGKAGNEEKELIIYILDLINTLLEEDDKGEVRRDS; this is encoded by the coding sequence ATGCTGGCAGCTGAGGGAGAGTTTTTCCTTGTAAATTTTAACCAGTTGCGGAATGACATCAAAAATTGGAGGCTTAGAGAGGCCGTTGAAACTCTTGAGCGGATTTCAAATCCAGAAAAACTCCTTAAAAAGTTGCTTCACGATAAGGATACGGCCGTCAAGGGGAACACAATATATCTAATAGAGAAGCTGGTTAAGGAGAACAAAATTAAACAAGAAACCGTTGAGGCCCTGCTCGATGACTTAATGGCTCTTACGGAAGACGATAACGAAAAGTTAACCTTAGACACAGTAAGGCTCTTTAATGTAATCCTTGAGAAGTTTGAGCTTGAGGAAAAAGACTACGACAGGATAATGGAGGTTCTGATGAATGTAGTGAGTTCCGGCCGTGGAATAGCAAGCGAGTACGCTGCGGAAGGCCTTGGGATACTTGGAGCAGCTCTAACAAGGGTCGCGAAGAAGATAATAAAGCTCCTTGTATCCCTGATAAAGGGAAGTAAAGATAGGGAAGTGCAGAGCGCCGCTATGACGGCCCTCACCGAAATAGCAAGCAGAACCAAGGACAAGGAGGTGTTGAACGAGGCGGTCTCAGAAATTGCGAGCCTGCTTGATTCTGAAGATGTCTACCTTAAGGAGAGAGCAATTTCCTCCCTTGAGAGAATAGTAACTGTCCAGAGAAGTCGGATATCCTCGGGAATTCTCAACACCCTAAAGGAGAAGGTGAGAAGCATCGCCGGAGGAAATACTCCTGGGTCTAAGGTGAACGCCCTCATGAAAGTTATCTCGAAAGAAGAGGCAGAAGACACGCTCCCTGATGAATTCGGGATAGAAGATATCGAAAATCTCTTTGATAAAGACAAACATGAAATAGTTGCCGAAATGGCAAAGAAGAGCGATGTCATTCTCGACAGAATTATAGAGCTGTTGTCCTCTGAAGATTACATAAGGAGAACGGACGCGCTTTGGGTAATATCCAGAGTTATTGGCTTTCTTGGCCCCACGAGGGCCTACTCAATACTGCCTATCCTCGGGGACTTCTTGAGGAGTAATAACCCCTGGATCAGAACAACGGCAGCCAAGACGCTCGCTGAGATTTATTCCCTATACCCGGGGACGAAGGAATACATAATCTCCCTCCTCGATCTCATGCTAAAGTCTTCAGACAGAAAAACTATCGAAGCCGCCCTTGAACTCATAAAGGAGATAACATCCCGCTCCTCAACAAAAGAACTCTTCAGGGCCGCCATGATACTCACGATAAAAAGATTGAATGATCCAAACATTAGATTACCAATTCTAAAATTCTATGCCCTCTCCGCTGAGGAACTCCTCTCCCTCGATAGAGAGATACTTGAGGCACTCCTCCACAAGCTCAGCGAGGTATACGGAAAGGCAGGTAATGAGGAAAAAGAGCTTATAATTTACATCCTTGACCTGATAAACACCCTCCTTGAGGAGGATGATAAAGGTGAAGTACGCCGAGATTCTTGA